The following proteins come from a genomic window of Palaemon carinicauda isolate YSFRI2023 chromosome 12, ASM3689809v2, whole genome shotgun sequence:
- the LOC137650751 gene encoding uncharacterized protein, translated as METEHESRINQWRLSVAHHHENDPSAMRTLDPVEHTRGPECHSTPMEVHSRPLDPTSTPFAPRHATFEPSVTNPLSNNSQVLKALECTLASSNELARTTLLPPTKLERFGGDFTKFNWFKMSFKWHIENNTSDPERRLNHLYHILDGPPRNLVQHCLHLSPTIGYDEAWKQLSEFYGREVDATEAFIRQLLEWKEIPAGDSEGLMNYASYLKKVKAALGANYTRIELQETMRKIVEKLPHPLRVRWVSKYLEHEHKLPALITFVERQALVAKELKYYECDRRPSKGKPEDTSKPIKAKGLPVHHSSPSDNGIYCVYCKKNKHGIQSCHRFQSLNLDDRWNAVVDAKLCFRCLNVAHNHEACEEESSCGKCGLGTHHTLLHYVKKTPSRDSTNSKRATVYKTSDKPKAEAGTTSNAPPDRTNTETALEAGTPATTGHVHAMSTDRRPDGRTMLKLIPVMVNGTCTTVGFIDGGAAPTLAARSLIDRLGVTGRPCNQTMVTEAGTFDCKEVVQLTLGNINGGEEEERVKEVFVTDKINVSTDYIMPSDWLKRWPHMADVELQSLPTDHEQVELVIGLDTTLNRVILEQRHGTANEPSAYLTKLGWVAFGPTGDRSASEVSPVHHVHRKFDPQDLTELLQSHFNRDFFEKESLSKLEDSLEDKRFLATLNNTTQHRYGKYVAKLPFKDSTPLPDNMNMAIRRARSLKRRLDNDEAYKTSYVAQMEKYTDKGYAERVPVSQLDREDGRVWLMPHHSVRHPVKQKDRVVFDLKARHLGTSLNEHLMQGPDLTNSLTGVLLRFREGQHAITADVQEMFHQVKVPEEDRDCLRYLWWPEGVTSKELQVFRMTSHVFGARSSPSVVNFCLRKTALDFGSMYNEEASNSIRRNFYVDNLLKAMDDEEECIKLTRDLINLCRDGGFRLNQWTSSSKQILAAIPREERDDSVAVLDLNKDELPTERALGIHWNMSIDVFTFRIVLKDKPFNRRGVLSVVASIYDPLGYLSPVTLIAKILLQEMCRRKLWWDEEMSADELVRWKTWLAQLPQLEEFQLRRSFIPPDFGDVDTLQLHHFADASQTGYGVVSYLRVVGVNGKIHCTLVIGRARVAPLKRTTIPRLELTAAAIAAQMDSKLKTELDLKLAPSVFWTDSTPCVTWPLRR; from the exons ATGGAGACTGAACATGAGTCTAGGATCAATCAATGGAGGCTAAGTGTCGCCCACCACCACGAGAATGACCCAAGTGCTATGCGGACATTGGACCCTGTAGAACATACAAGAGGACCAGAATGCCATTCTACACCCATGGAAGTCCACTCACGGCCATTGGATCCCACCTCAACTCCTTTCGCACCACGACATGCCACATTTGAACCCTCTGTTACTAACCCCTTGTCCAACAACTCTCAAGTGCTTAAGGCACTCGAATGCACTCTTGCTAGCAGCAATGAGTTGGCGCGGACAACGCTGTTACCACCTACTAAACTTGAGCGCTTTGGAGGCGACTTCACCAAATTTAATTGGTTCAAGATGTCCTTCAAATGGCACATTGAGAACAATACCTCGGACCCCGAGCGCAGGCTGAACCACTTGTATCATATCCTAGATGGGCCTCCGAGAAACCTGGTTCAGCACTGCTTGCACCTGTCACCGACAATTGGGTACGATGAAGCTTGGAAGCAGCTGAGTGAATTCTACGGCAGAGAAGTCGATGCTACCGAAGCTTTTATTCGTCAGCTTCTCGAATGGAAGGAAATCCCAGCAGGTGATAGCGAAGGTTTAATGAACTACGCTTCTTACCTAAAGAAGGTGAAGGCAGCACTGGGTGCAAATTACACTAGAATTGAGCTGCAAGAAACTATGAGAAAGATAGTGGAAAAGCTCCCTCACCCTCTTCGGGTAAGATGGGTCTCTAAGTACCTGGAACATGAACACAAGCTTCCAGCCCTGATCACCTTTGTGGAGAGACAGGCACTGGTCGCTAAAGAATTGAAGTACTACGAGTGCGACCGTCGTCCATCCAAGGGCAAACCTGAGGACACGAGCAAGCCGATTAAAGCTAAAGGCTTGCCTGTTCACCACAGCTCTCCTTCCGACAATGGGATATATTGCGTATACTGCAAGAAAAATAAGCACGGAATTCAGTCGTGCCACCGATTCCAAAGCCTCAATTTGGATGACCGCTGGAATGCTGTGGTGGATGCCAAACTCTGCTTCAGATGCTTAAATGTCGCGCACAATCACGAAGCCTGTGAAGAAGAATCTTCGTGTGGCAAGTGCGGCTTGGGGACGCATCACACGCTCTTGCACTATGTGAAGAAAACCCCTTCAAGGGACAGTACAAACTCCAAGAGAGCAACTGTGTACAAGACATCTGACAAACCTAAAGCGGAGGCCGGGACGACTAGCAATGCACCACCTGATAGAACTAACACCGAAACCGCTCTAGAGGCTGGGACTCCTGCGACGACGGGGCACGTACACGCCATGTCCACTGACCGACGACCTGATGGTCGTACAATGTTGAAGCTTATCCCAGTCATGGTGAACGGAACGTGCACTACGGTCGGCTTCATAGATGGAGGAGCCGCACCCACGCTAGCCGCAAGGAGCCTAATAGATCGGCTAGGTGTAACGGGAAGGCCTTGCAACCAGACCATGGTGACAGAGGCCGGTACGTTCGACTGCAAGGAAGTGGTCCAACTCACCCTTGGTAACATCAACGGAGGTGAGGAGGAAGAACGAGTAAAAGAAGTCTTTGTTACTGACAAAATTAATGTGTCGACGGACTACATAATGCCTTCGGACTGGCTGAAGAGATGGCCACACATGGCAGACGTAGAGCTGCAAAGCTTGCCAACTGACCACGAACAGGTCGAGCTAGTGATCGGGTTAGACACGACCCTGAATCGAGTCATTCTGGAGCAACGCCACGGCACTGCCAATGAGCCATCCGCCTACCTAACCAAGCTTGGTTGGGTGGCTTTCGGTCCTACTGGAGACCGGTCTGCATCGGAGGTCTCACCCGTGCATCATGTTCATCGAAAATTTGACCCTCAAGACTTGACAGAGTTACTGCAGAGTCATTTTAATAGAGATTTCTTCGAAAAGGAATCCCTCTCCAAATTGGAAGATTCCCTAGAGGATAAGAGATTCTTGGCCACCTTGAATAACACGACACAGCATCGATATGGAAAGTACGTGGCCAAGCTGCCATTCAAGGACTCTACTCCTCTACCTGATAATATGAATATGGCAATTCGACGAGCCCGAAGCTTGAAAAGAAGACTAGACAACGACGAAGCTTACAAGACATCCTACGTAGCTCAGATGGAGAAATATACTGATAAGGGCTACGCTGAAAGGGTTCCTGTAAGTCAGCTAGACAGGGAGGACGGGCGCGTATGGCTTATGCCGCACCACTCTGTCAGGCATCCTGTCAAACAGAAAGACCGAGTGGTCTTCGATCTGAAGGCAAGGCACCTAGGAACATCTCTCAACGAACATCTGATGCAAGGCCCCGACCTCACCAATAGCCTGACGGGTGTTCTCCTGCGTTTTAGAGAGGGTCAACATGCCATCACAGCAGACGTGCAGGAGATGTTCCATCAGGTGAAGGTACCTGAAGAGGACAGAGACTGCCTGAGGTACCTCTGGTGGCCAGAAGGTGTCACCAGCAAAGAACTGCAAGTCTTCAGAATGACGTCCCACGTTTTTGGCGCAAGATCATCGCCGAGCGTCGTTAACTTCTGCTTACGCAAAACGGCCCTGGACTTTGGAAGCATGTATAACGAAGAAGCTTCTAACTCTATACGTCGCAACTTCTACGTCGACAACCTCCTCAAGGCGATGGATGATGAGGAAGAATGCATTAAACTGACAAGAGATCTGATCAACCTGTGCAGGGATGGAGGTTTCCGTCTTAACCAATGGACCTCCAGCAGCAAGCAAATTCTAGCTGCGATCCCCAGAGAAGAACGAGACGACTCTGTGGCTGTCCTAGACTTGAATAAAGATGAGCTGCCAACTGAACGAGCCCTGGGGATCCATTGGAATATGAGCATAGACGTGTTCACGTTCAGAATCGTCCTTAAAGACAAGCCTTTCAACCGACGTGGTGTGCTCTCTGTTGTTGCATCGATCTATGACCCCTTGGGCTACTTATCCCCCGTCACTTTGATCGCGAAGATCCTGTTGCAAGAAATGTGCCGAAGGAAGCTCTGGTGGGATGAGGAGATGTCTGCTGATGAACTTGTTCGATGGAAGACCTGGCTTGCGCAGTTGCCACAACTGGAAGAGTTCCAACTGCGAAGGTCCTTCATACCACCAGACTTCGGAGATGTTGACACCCTTCAGCTGCACCACTTTGCAGATGCAAGTCAGACAGGCTATGGTGTAGTCTCTTACTTGCGTGTAGTTGGTGTCAACGGAAAGATTCATTGCACTCTTGTCATAGGACGGGCGAGAGTCGCCCCTCTGAAAAGGACCACCATCCCTCGTCTTGAGCTGACGGCGGCTGCTATCGCTGCACAGATGGACTCAAAGCTGAAGACTGAGCTCGATCTGAAACTGGCCCCGTCAGTCTTCTGGACTGATAGCAC ACCTTGCGTCACGTGGCCTCTCCGTCGCTGA
- the LOC137650533 gene encoding uncharacterized protein yields the protein MDETHWPTMPEDVVRGELDPDAEVKTSLVFDITKKEPTFIESIATRFSSWLKFVRTVAWMTRFIRHMQKARPYSGDSLSSAELRTAENLIWRLTQSQEYEEELSTLSKKGRSLKRSSKLIKLRPFLKDGLLHVGGRLQKSTLADTAKHPIILPSSSPAVKLMVRATHESCGHCGQNHLMTQLRTNYWIVRGNAIVKTVIRECLVCRRLSRRPLVQVMAELPSDRLCPDEPPFTNTGSDCFGPFLVKQGRSTVKRWGAIFTCLTSRAVHLEVIDTMEQDSFVNAIRRFVARRGPIKRMWSDNGTNIVATERELREALQRFNEGEIRDTLSIRGIEWNFHPPHASHFGGVWERLIRSVRRALTAACLQQVTTDETLRTLFCEVEAVVNSRPLTKINDDPNCPVPLTPNMILTLKGSPDPFTSTCKKDMYVKRRWRQAQFLADEFWRRWIQEYLPLLQERQKWSVPKRDINVGDVVLTLDERLPRGSWPLGKVMEVTRSADGRVRQALIKTENGEFRRPVQKLCLLLENDKGDDIK from the coding sequence ATGGACGAAACGCACTGGCCAACCATGCCCGAAGATGTTGTCAGAGGAGAGCTTGATCCAGACGCCGAAGTGAAGACTTCTCTCGTCTTCGATATAACGAAGAAAGAACCAACGTTCATTGAATCAATAGCGACAAGATTCTCCTCCTGGTTGAAGTTTGTCAGGACCGTCGCGTGGATGACAAGATTTATCCGCCACATGCAGAAGGCTCGCCCATACAGCGGCGACTCACTCTCGAGTGCGGAGCTGCGTACCGCGGAGAATTTGATCTGGAGACTGACCCAAAGCCAAGAGTATGAAGAAGAGTTAAGCACCCTCTCGAAGAAGGGAAGATCGCTGAAGAGGTCTAGTAAATTAATCAAGCTGAGACCATTTCTCAAGGATGGATTGCTCCACGTTGGTGGTCGATTGCAGAAATCAACACTGGCAGATACGGCCAAGCATCCGATCATCCTACCCAGCAGTTCTCCGGCGGTCAAGCTTATGGTGAGAGCCACGCACGAATCCTGCGGCCATTGTGGCCAGAACCACCTGATGACCCAGTTGAGGACAAACTACTGGATCGTCCGCGGAAATGCGATCGTCAAGACTGTCATTCGAGAATGCTTGGTCTGTCGCAGACTAAGTCGTCGTCCTTTAGTTCAGGTGATGGCTGAACTGCCATCCGACCGGCTTTGTCCAGATGAACCCCCCTTTACTAACACTGGGTCGGACTGCTTCGGACCGTTCTTAGTGAAGCAAGGAAGGTCCACAGTGAAGCGTTGGGGCGCTATCTTTACATGCCTTACCTCGCGAGCAGTCCACCTGGAAGTGATCGATACAATGGAACAAGACTCCTTCGTCAACGCCATCAGGCGTTTCGTCGCTCGCAGGGGGCCTATCAAGAGAATGTGGTCCGACAACGGGACCAACATTGTGGCCACGGAACGAGAGCTAAGAGAAGCTCTCCAGCGCTTCAACGAAGGAGAAATCAGAGACACACTCTCGATCCGAGGCATAGAGTGGAACTTTCATCCACCACATGCCTCACACTTTGGCGGAGTGTGGGAGCGTCTGATCAGGTCCGTCCGAAGAGCCCTCACAGCGGCCTGTCTCCAACAAGTCACGACTGATGAAACGCTTCGCACTCTGTTCTGCGAAGTGGAGGCTGTTGTTAATAGCCGACCTCTGACGAAGATCAACGACGACCCGAACTGCCCTGTCCCTCTCACGCCTAACATGATCCTAACTTTGAAAGGGTCACCCGATCCCTTCACATCCACATGCAAGAAGGACATGTATGTGAAGAGGCGATGGAGACAGGCACAGTTCCTCGCTGACGAATTCTGGCGCAGGTGGATACAGGAGTATCTCCCCCTGCTTCAGGAGCGCCAGAAGTGGTCAGTCCCAAAGCGTGACATCAACGTCGGTGACGTCGTTCTAACGCTGGACGAGCGGCTTCCCCGAGGCAGCTGGCCTCTAGGGAAAGTCATGGAGGTCACTCGGAGCGCTGACGGTCGCGTACGTCAAGCTTTGATCAAGACTGAGAACGGCGAGTTCAGAAGGCCTGTGCAGAAACTGtgccttctcttggaaaatgataaAGGCGATGATATAAAGTGA
- the LOC137650752 gene encoding uncharacterized protein — translation MSERSLKSRTSSKSDTSEVRRKLLEAQANLAKVQLKASLEAEERAAKKKAEADELAAQRDAEDRAARGLADAALLEAELEVQRQQLEYEIRSEAGESQCGSEVSSHAGSVRVSSVKVMETEHESRINQWRLSVAHHHENDPSAMRTLDPVEHTRGPECHSTPMEVHSRPLDPTSTPFAPRHATFEPSVTNPLSNNSQVLKALECTLASSNELARTTLLPPTKLERFGGDFTKFNWFKMSFKWHIENNTSDPERRLNHLYHILDGPPRNLVQHCLHLSPTIGYDEAWKQLSEFYGREVDATEAFIRQLLEWKEIPAGDSEGLMNYASYLKKVKAALGANYTRIELQETMRKIVEKLPHPLRVRWVSKYLEHEHKLPALITFVERQALVAKELKYYECDRRPSKGKPEDTSKPIKAKGLPVHHSSPSDNGIYCVYCKKNKHGIQSCHRFQSLNLDDRWNAVVDAKLCFRCLNVAHNHEACEEESSCGKCGLGTHHTLLHYVKKTPSRDSTNSKRATVYKTSDKPKAEAGTTSNAPPDRTNTETALEAGTPATTGHVHAMSTDRRPDGRTMLKLIPVMVNGTCTTVGFIDGGAAPTLAARSLIDRLGVTGRPCNQTMVTEAGTFDCKEVVQLTLGNINGGEEEERVKEVFVTDKINVSTDYIMPSDWLKRWPHMADVELQSLPTDHEQVELVIGLDTTLNRVILEQRHGTANEPSAYLTKLGWVAFGPTGDRSASEVSPVHHVHRKFDPQDLTELLQSHFNRDFFEKESLSKLEDSLEDKRFLATLNNTTQHRYGKYVAKLPFKDSTPLPDNMNMAIRRARSLKRRLDNDEAYKTSYVAQMEKYTDKGYAERVPVSQLDREDGRVWLMPHHSVRHPVKQKDRVVFDLKARHLGTSLNEHLMQGPDLTNSLTGVLLRFREGQHAITADVQEMFHQVKVPEEDRDCLRYLWWPEGVTSKELQVFRMTSHVFGARSSPSVVNFCLRKTALDFGSMYNEEASNSIRRNFYVDNLLKAMDDEEECIKLTRDLINLCRDGGFRLNQWTSSSKQILAAIPREERDDSVAVLDLNKDELPTERALGIHWNMSIDVFTFRIVLKDKPFNRRGVLSVVASIYDPLGYLSPVTLIAKILLQEMCRRKLWWDEEMSADELVRWKTWLAQLPQLEEFQLRRSFIPPDFGDVDTLQLHHFADASQTGYGVVSYLRVVGVNGKIHCTLVIGRARVAPLKRTTIPRLELTAAAIAAQMDSKLKTELDLKLAPSVFWTDSTPCVTWPLRR, via the exons ATGTCGGAGAGATCATTAAAATCAAGAACGTCATCCAAGAGCGACACAAGCGAGGTCCGCCGAAAGCTGTTAGAAGCGCAAGCTAACTTAGCCAAGGTTCAACTGAAGGCAAGCTTAGAAGCGGAAGAACGTGCAGCCAAGAAGAAAGCTGAAGCTGATGAACTCGCTGCTCAGAGAGATGCCGAGGATCGGGCCGCTAGAGGGCTAGCGGACGCTGCATTGCTGGAGGCCGAGCTCGAGGTTCAGAGACAGCAACTTGAATACGAAATTAGATCGGAGGCAGGAGAGTCGCAATGTGGTTCGGAAGTGTCTTCACATGCCGGAAGCGTGAGAGTTTCCAGTGTAAAGGTCATGGAGACTGAACATGAGTCTAGGATCAATCAATGGAGGCTAAGTGTCGCCCACCACCACGAGAATGACCCAAGTGCTATGCGGACATTGGACCCTGTAGAACATACAAGAGGACCAGAATGCCATTCTACACCCATGGAAGTCCACTCACGGCCATTGGATCCCACCTCAACTCCTTTCGCACCACGACATGCCACATTTGAACCCTCTGTTACTAACCCCTTGTCCAACAACTCTCAAGTGCTTAAGGCACTCGAATGCACTCTTGCTAGCAGCAATGAGTTGGCGCGGACAACGCTGTTACCACCTACTAAACTTGAGCGCTTTGGAGGCGACTTCACCAAATTTAATTGGTTCAAGATGTCCTTCAAATGGCACATTGAGAACAATACCTCGGACCCCGAGCGCAGGCTGAACCACTTGTATCATATCCTAGATGGGCCTCCGAGAAACCTGGTTCAGCACTGCTTGCACCTGTCACCGACAATTGGGTACGATGAAGCTTGGAAGCAGCTGAGTGAATTCTACGGCAGAGAAGTCGATGCTACCGAAGCTTTTATTCGTCAGCTTCTCGAATGGAAGGAAATCCCAGCAGGTGATAGCGAAGGTTTAATGAACTACGCTTCTTACCTAAAGAAGGTGAAGGCAGCACTGGGTGCAAATTACACTAGAATTGAGCTGCAAGAAACTATGAGAAAGATAGTGGAAAAGCTCCCTCACCCTCTTCGGGTAAGATGGGTCTCTAAGTACCTGGAACATGAACACAAGCTTCCAGCCCTGATCACCTTTGTGGAGAGACAGGCACTGGTCGCTAAAGAATTGAAGTACTACGAGTGCGACCGTCGTCCATCCAAGGGCAAACCTGAGGACACGAGCAAGCCGATTAAAGCTAAAGGCTTGCCTGTTCACCACAGCTCTCCTTCCGACAATGGGATATATTGCGTATACTGCAAGAAAAATAAGCACGGAATTCAGTCGTGCCACCGATTCCAAAGCCTCAATTTGGATGACCGCTGGAATGCTGTGGTGGATGCCAAACTCTGCTTCAGATGCTTAAATGTCGCGCACAATCACGAAGCCTGTGAAGAAGAATCTTCGTGTGGCAAGTGCGGCTTGGGGACGCATCACACGCTCTTGCACTATGTGAAGAAAACCCCTTCAAGGGACAGTACAAACTCCAAGAGAGCAACTGTGTACAAGACATCTGACAAACCTAAAGCGGAGGCCGGGACGACTAGCAATGCACCACCTGATAGAACTAACACCGAAACCGCTCTAGAGGCTGGGACTCCTGCGACGACGGGGCACGTACACGCCATGTCCACTGACCGACGACCTGATGGTCGTACAATGTTGAAGCTTATCCCAGTCATGGTGAACGGAACGTGCACTACGGTCGGCTTCATAGATGGAGGAGCCGCACCCACGCTAGCCGCAAGGAGCCTAATAGATCGGCTAGGTGTAACGGGAAGGCCTTGCAACCAGACCATGGTGACAGAGGCCGGTACGTTCGACTGCAAGGAAGTGGTCCAACTCACCCTTGGTAACATCAACGGAGGTGAGGAGGAAGAACGAGTAAAAGAAGTCTTTGTTACTGACAAAATTAATGTGTCGACGGACTACATAATGCCTTCGGACTGGCTGAAGAGATGGCCACACATGGCAGACGTAGAGCTGCAAAGCTTGCCAACTGACCACGAACAGGTCGAGCTAGTGATCGGGTTAGACACGACCCTGAATCGAGTCATTCTGGAGCAACGCCACGGCACTGCCAATGAGCCATCCGCCTACCTAACCAAGCTTGGTTGGGTGGCTTTCGGTCCTACTGGAGACCGGTCTGCATCGGAGGTCTCACCCGTGCATCATGTTCATCGAAAATTTGACCCTCAAGACTTGACAGAGTTACTGCAGAGTCATTTTAATAGAGATTTCTTCGAAAAGGAATCCCTCTCCAAATTGGAAGATTCCCTAGAGGATAAGAGATTCTTGGCCACCTTGAATAACACGACACAGCATCGATATGGAAAGTACGTGGCCAAGCTGCCATTCAAGGACTCTACTCCTCTACCTGATAATATGAATATGGCAATTCGACGAGCCCGAAGCTTGAAAAGAAGACTAGACAACGACGAAGCTTACAAGACATCCTACGTAGCTCAGATGGAGAAATATACTGATAAGGGCTACGCTGAAAGGGTTCCTGTAAGTCAGCTAGACAGGGAGGACGGGCGCGTATGGCTTATGCCGCACCACTCTGTCAGGCATCCTGTCAAACAGAAAGACCGAGTGGTCTTCGATCTGAAGGCAAGGCACCTAGGAACATCTCTCAACGAACATCTGATGCAAGGCCCCGACCTCACCAATAGCCTGACGGGTGTTCTCCTGCGTTTTAGAGAGGGTCAACATGCCATCACAGCAGACGTGCAGGAGATGTTCCATCAGGTGAAGGTACCTGAAGAGGACAGAGACTGCCTGAGGTACCTCTGGTGGCCAGAAGGTGTCACCAGCAAAGAACTGCAAGTCTTCAGAATGACGTCCCACGTTTTTGGCGCAAGATCATCGCCGAGCGTCGTTAACTTCTGCTTACGCAAAACGGCCCTGGACTTTGGAAGCATGTATAACGAAGAAGCTTCTAACTCTATACGTCGCAACTTCTACGTCGACAACCTCCTCAAGGCGATGGATGATGAGGAAGAATGCATTAAACTGACAAGAGATCTGATCAACCTGTGCAGGGATGGAGGTTTCCGTCTTAACCAATGGACCTCCAGCAGCAAGCAAATTCTAGCTGCGATCCCCAGAGAAGAACGAGACGACTCTGTGGCTGTCCTAGACTTGAATAAAGATGAGCTGCCAACTGAACGAGCCCTGGGGATCCATTGGAATATGAGCATAGACGTGTTCACGTTCAGAATCGTCCTTAAAGACAAGCCTTTCAACCGACGTGGTGTGCTCTCTGTTGTTGCATCGATCTATGACCCCTTGGGCTACTTATCCCCCGTCACTTTGATCGCGAAGATCCTGTTGCAAGAAATGTGCCGAAGGAAGCTCTGGTGGGATGAGGAGATGTCTGCTGATGAACTTGTTCGATGGAAGACCTGGCTTGCGCAGTTGCCACAACTGGAAGAGTTCCAACTGCGAAGGTCCTTCATACCACCAGACTTCGGAGATGTTGACACCCTTCAGCTGCACCACTTTGCAGATGCAAGTCAGACAGGCTATGGTGTAGTCTCTTACTTGCGTGTAGTTGGTGTCAACGGAAAGATTCATTGCACTCTTGTCATAGGACGGGCGAGAGTCGCCCCTCTGAAAAGGACCACCATCCCTCGTCTTGAGCTGACGGCGGCTGCTATCGCTGCACAGATGGACTCAAAGCTGAAGACTGAGCTCGATCTGAAACTGGCCCCGTCAGTCTTCTGGACTGATAGCAC ACCTTGCGTCACGTGGCCTCTCCGTCGCTGA
- the LOC137650534 gene encoding uncharacterized protein yields the protein MDETHWPTMPEDVVRGELDPDAEVKTSLVFDITKKEPTFIESIATRFSSWLKFVRTVAWMTRFIRHMQKARPYSGDSLSSAELRTAENLIWRLTQSQEYEEELSTLSKKGRSLKRSSKLIKLRPFLKDGLLHVGGRLQKSTLADTAKHPIILPSSSPAVKLMVRATHESCGHCGQNHLMTQLRTNYWIVRGNAIVKTVIRECLVCRRLSRRPLVQVMAELPSDRLCPDEPPFTNTGSDCFGPFLVKQGRSTVKRWGAIFTCLTSRAVHLEVIDTMEQDSFVNAIRRFVARRGPIKRMWSDNGTNIVATERELREALQHFNEGEIRDTLSIRGIEWNFHPPHASHFGGVWERLIRSVRRALTAACLQQVTTDETLRTLFCEVEAVVNSRPLTKINDDPNCPVPLTPNMILTLKGSPDPFTSTCKKDMYVKRRWRQAQFLADEFWRRWIQEYLPLLQERQKWSVPKRDINVGDVVLTLDERLPRGSWPLGKVMEVTRSADGRVRQALIKTENGEFRRPVQKLCLLLENDKGDDIK from the coding sequence ATGGACGAAACGCACTGGCCAACCATGCCCGAAGATGTTGTCAGAGGAGAGCTTGATCCAGACGCCGAAGTGAAGACTTCTCTCGTCTTCGATATAACGAAGAAAGAACCAACGTTCATTGAATCAATAGCGACAAGATTCTCCTCCTGGTTGAAGTTTGTCAGGACCGTCGCGTGGATGACAAGATTTATCCGCCACATGCAGAAGGCTCGCCCATACAGCGGCGACTCACTCTCGAGTGCGGAGCTGCGTACCGCGGAGAATTTGATCTGGAGACTGACCCAAAGCCAAGAGTATGAAGAAGAGTTAAGCACCCTCTCGAAGAAGGGAAGATCGCTGAAGAGGTCTAGTAAATTAATCAAGCTGAGACCATTTCTCAAGGATGGATTGCTCCACGTTGGTGGTCGATTGCAGAAATCAACACTGGCAGATACGGCCAAGCATCCGATCATCCTACCCAGCAGTTCTCCGGCGGTCAAGCTTATGGTGAGAGCCACGCACGAATCCTGCGGCCATTGTGGCCAGAACCACCTGATGACCCAGTTGAGGACAAACTACTGGATCGTCCGCGGAAATGCGATCGTCAAGACTGTCATTCGAGAATGCTTGGTCTGTCGCAGACTAAGTCGTCGTCCTTTAGTTCAGGTGATGGCTGAACTGCCATCCGACCGGCTTTGTCCAGATGAACCCCCCTTTACTAACACTGGGTCGGACTGCTTCGGACCGTTCTTAGTGAAGCAAGGAAGGTCCACAGTGAAGCGTTGGGGCGCTATCTTTACATGCCTTACCTCGCGAGCAGTCCACCTGGAAGTGATCGATACAATGGAACAAGACTCCTTCGTCAACGCCATCAGGCGTTTCGTCGCTCGCAGGGGGCCTATCAAGAGAATGTGGTCCGACAACGGGACCAACATTGTGGCCACGGAACGAGAGCTAAGAGAAGCTCTCCAGCACTTCAACGAAGGAGAAATCAGAGACACACTCTCGATCCGAGGCATAGAGTGGAACTTTCATCCACCACATGCCTCACACTTTGGCGGAGTGTGGGAGCGTCTGATCAGGTCCGTCCGAAGAGCCCTCACAGCGGCCTGTCTCCAACAAGTCACGACTGATGAAACGCTTCGCACTCTGTTCTGCGAAGTGGAGGCTGTTGTTAATAGCCGACCTCTGACGAAGATCAACGACGACCCGAACTGCCCTGTCCCTCTCACGCCTAACATGATCCTAACTTTGAAAGGGTCACCCGATCCCTTCACATCCACATGCAAGAAGGACATGTATGTGAAGAGGCGATGGAGACAGGCACAGTTCCTCGCTGACGAATTCTGGCGCAGGTGGATACAGGAGTATCTCCCCCTGCTTCAGGAGCGCCAGAAGTGGTCAGTCCCAAAGCGTGACATCAACGTCGGTGACGTCGTTCTAACGCTGGACGAGCGGCTTCCCCGAGGCAGCTGGCCTCTAGGGAAAGTCATGGAGGTCACTCGGAGCGCTGACGGTCGCGTACGTCAAGCTTTGATCAAGACTGAGAACGGCGAGTTCAGAAGGCCTGTGCAGAAACTGtgccttctcttggaaaatgataaAGGCGATGATATAAAGTGA